Proteins found in one Plectropomus leopardus isolate mb chromosome 9, YSFRI_Pleo_2.0, whole genome shotgun sequence genomic segment:
- the LOC121947805 gene encoding neuronal acetylcholine receptor subunit alpha-7-like has protein sequence MKFWGPCSVGFYICAAMLFKGSLQGEHQRRLYKELLANYNRLERPVVNDSAAILVELGLTLLQIIDVDEKNQVLMTNAWLQLYWTDIYLSWNPEHYPGVQNLRFPSDQIWTPDILLYNSADERFDATFHTNVLVNASGYCQYIPPGILKSTCYIDVRWFPFDVQKCDLKFGSWTHNGWLLDLQMLDVDTSTYISNGEWDLVGVPAKRNELYYDCCKEPYPDVTFTVTMRRRTLYYGLNLLIPCVLISGLALLVFLLPADSGEKISLGITVLLSLTVFMLLVAEIMPATSDSVPLIAQYFASTMMIVGMSVVVTVIVLQFHHHDPQGGKMPKWVRVVLLNWCAWFLRMKQPGDERKRPGYKYRHRSQHHSSTSSIELGTVPSLTMPLSQTSCPPCPTGTSNGSMSLYFGNYHPIESPHCPPSSDSGVALGGRAHGSPSDEAEPPGGVGSGVTGLGMGAGPGMGVSIPPPEIQRILEEVSYIAQRFRDQDEAEAICSEWKFAAAVVDRLCLVAFSLFSIICTFTILMSAPNFIEAVSKDFT, from the exons GATCCCTGCAGGGAGAACACCAGAGGAGGCTTTACAAGGAGCTGCTGGCCAACTACAACCGGCTGGAGAGACCAGTGGTCAATGACTCAGCTGCCATCCTGGTGGAGCTCGGCCTCACACTGCTGCAGATCATAGATGTG GATGAGAAGAACCAAGTGCTCATGACCAACGCATGGCTGCAGCTG taCTGGACAGACATCTACCTGAGCTGGAATCCAGAACACTACCCAGGTGTCCAGAACCTGCGATTCCCTTCAGACCAGATCTGGACGCCTGACATCCTCCTTTACAACAG TGCGGACGAGCGATTTGATGCCACCTTTCACACCAACGTGCTGGTGAATGCTTCAGGTTACTGTCAGTATATTCCCCCCGGCATCTTGAAGAGCACCTGCTACATTGACGTGCGCTGGTTCCCTTTCGATGTGCAAAAGTGCGACCTGAAGTTTGGCTCCTGGACGCACAACGGCTGGCTGCTGGACCTCCAGATGTTGGATGTGGACACATCCACCTACATATCCAATGGGGAGTGGGATCTTGTGG GTGTGCCAGCCAAGCGCAATGAGCTGTACTATGACTGCTGTAAGGAACCTTACCCTGATGTGACATTCACTGTCACCATGCGCCGCAGGACGCTATACTATGGCCTCAACTTGCTCATCCCATGTGTGCTGATCTCTGGCTTGGCCCTGCTGGTCTTCCTGCTACCTGCAGACTCTGGGGAGAAGATTTCTCTGG GCATCACTGTGCTGCTTTCGCTTACTGTCTTCATGCTTCTGGTAGCAGAGATCATGCCTGCCACGTCCGACTCTGTTCCTCTCATCG CCCAGTATTTTGCCAGCACCATGATGATAGTGGGGATGTCTGTGGTGGTGACTGTTATAGTCCTGCAGTTTCACCATCATGACCCTCAGGGAGGCAAGATGCCCAAGTGG GTACGGGTGGTTCTTCTGAACTGGTGTGCCTGGTTTCTCCGTATGAAACAGCCTGGTGATGAGCGCAAGCGGCCTGGTTACAAGTACCGTCACAGATCCCAGCACCACTCCAGCACCAGCTCCATAGAGCTGGGCACCGTACCAAGCCTCACCATGCCCCTCTCACAGACATCCTGCCCACCTTGCCCCACAGGCACCTCCAACGGTTCCATGAGCCTCTACTTCGGCAACTACCACCCCATAGAGAGCCCACACTGCCCGCCCTCCAGCGACTCCGGGGTAGCACTAGGGGGACGAGCCCACGGCTCCCCCAGCGATGAGGCTGAGCCACCTGGAGGGGTTGGCAGTGGTGTCACAGGCCTGGGAATGGGAGCTGGACCTGGGATGGGAGTCAGCATCCCTCCACCAGAGATCCAGCGTATTTTGGAGGAGGTGTCGTACATAGCGCAGCGGTTCCGGGACCAAGACGAGGCTGAGGCCATCTGCAGCGAGTGGAAGTTTGCAGCAGCGGTGGTGGACCGGCTGTGCCTGGTggccttttctctcttctccatCATTTGCACCTTCACCATCCTCATGTCGGCACCCAACTTCATAGAGGCTGTTTCCAAGGACTTCACATAG